One window of Quercus robur chromosome 12, dhQueRobu3.1, whole genome shotgun sequence genomic DNA carries:
- the LOC126708147 gene encoding uncharacterized protein LOC126708147, which yields MDEVDQENTSFVTSQGLFCHKMMPFGLKNARAIYQRFVNHMFRPQIKRNVEVYVDDMLVKSQDEKGHLDNLQETFDTLRQYHMKLNPSKCAFGVSSGKFLGFMVSHRGIEANPDKIQAILDMKPPQNTKEIQSLTGRVAALNSKRWVVYVDGSSTRHAGGIGVVLQSPEGDKLKHKVRLQYQTTNNEVEYEALLKGLELAKTMEAKSILILGDSQLIMGQMNGIYEAKEERMRKYLNRVMCLMKRFEEADFIQILREKNVKADIIAKEASANESMDEVDGFNTCQA from the exons ATGGATGAGGTAGACCAAGAGAATACATCCTTTGTCACCAGTCAAGGCTTGTTCTGTCATAAgatgatgccctttggtttaaAGAATGCGAGGGCGATATATCAGAGATTTGTTAACCACATGTTTCGTCCGCAGATCAAGcggaatgtggaagtctatgtagatgacatgctggtgaagagtcAGGACGAGAAAGGGCATCTGGACAACCTGCAGGAGACCTTTGACACACTTAGGCAGTACCACATGAAGTTGAACCCTAGCAAATGTGCTTTTGGAGTATCATCAGGAAAATTCCTTGGATTTATGGTCTCCCATAGGGGAATTGAAGCGAATCCTGACAAAATTCAAGCAATACTAGACATGAAGCCTCCACAAAATACTAAAGAAATTCAATCCCTCACCGGACGAGTTGCTGCacttaacag TAAGAGATGGGTAGTTTATGTGGATGGTTCGTCTACACGACACGCAGGAGGAATTGGTGTGGTTCTACAATCCCCAGAAGGAGATAAACTGAAACACAAAGTTCGTTTGCAGTACCAAACAACTAATAATGAAGTAGAGTATGAAGCCCTCCTCAAGGGGCTAGAATTGGCTAAGACTATGGAAGCCAAGTCCATACTCATCTTGGGGGATTCTCAGTTGATTATGGGCCAAATGAATGGGATATATGAGGCTAAGGAAGAACGCATGAGGAAGTACCTTAATAGGGTGATGTGCCTTATGAAAAGATTTGAGGAAGCTGACTTCATTCAAATCCTAAGGGAGAAGAACGTGAAAGCTGATATCATAGCGAAAGAAGCCTCAGCAAATGAGTCCATGGATGAAGTTGATGGGTTCAATACATGCCAAGCATAG
- the LOC126708149 gene encoding uncharacterized protein LOC126708149 produces MNAEDAIIAKKRKRFERIEANPNQHPEQGSLPKKRRTEERKDRDNKKSGSSARNQQYTPLNMPLEQVLMQIKNDPSLKWPKKMKGDPNKRNRNKYCRFHRDHGYDTDEYFDLKQQIENFIRQGKLRNFLGRDHKDEKLKGKIEESSQPLLGEIRVIIGGSSTGQSSKSKKACLKVVQSVQLSRRSPRARSTDEQAITFTDEDVERIHHPHDDAIVITLLIVDYTTKRVLVDNGSSADILYYPVFQ; encoded by the coding sequence atgaatgcagaagacgcGATCAtagctaagaagaggaagagatttgAGAGAATAGAAGCAAACCCCAATCAACATCCTGAGCAAGGCTCTCTTCCAAAGAAGAGACGGACGGAAGAAAGGAAAGACCGAGATAATAAGAAGTCTGGCTCTTCAGCACGGAATCAACAATACACCCCTTTGAACATGCCACTAGAGCAGGTTCTTATGCAGATCAAGAatgatccttccttgaagtggccgaagaaaatgaaaggagATCCCAATAAACGCAATAGGAATAAGTATTGTCGCTTTCATAGGGATCATGGGTATGATACAGACGAGTATTTTGATTTAAAGCAGCAGATTGAGAATTtcataaggcaagggaagttgaggaatttccttggacgagaccaCAAGGACGAGAAATTGAAAGGGAAGATAGAAGAATCATCGCAACCACTGCTTGGAGAGATAAGAGTCATCATAGGGGGAAGTTCGACAGGCCAGtcatccaagtccaagaaagcatGCTTGAAGGTGGTGCAGAGCGTCCAACTTTCTAGACGATCACCAAGGGCAAGGTCCACGGACGAGCAAGCGATCACCTTCACGGACGAAGATGTTGAGAGAATTCATCACCCTCACGATGATGCTATCGTCATCACCTTGCTTATTGTTGACTACACAACCAAAAGAGTGCTAGTGGACAACGGAAGCTCGGcagacattttatattatccagTTTTTCAGTAG